agaaaatttgAAAGGTCGAAAACAGATAAAGGCGAGACAAGTAagagagaaacaaagaatgaacctcctacctgttataattgtaagaaagtaggacatataaaacctgattgtccatagcttaggaaagatgccaagaagaagaaaaagaaagcaatatTGAAAGTAACTTGGGATCACTCAAGCTCAAGTGACTCAGAAAGTGAATTAAGTAATAATGAGATTGCTAACCTATGCTTCACAGCAAGAGACAACGAGGTAAATTCCTAATCAATCTCATCTTATGaaactagtgatgaatcttgtagtgaatcatgtgaaagtatgcGTTCATATAGAGAaatccaagctgaattattttctttacataatagattcataaaggtgtccaagagaaacatagcactaagagaacaaaatgaaacacttgtgaaccaactagagtcatcaaaattagctgaaaaagaaaatgactCAACTACTGATGAACTCATGAGTAAAATCAACCagatgtctcaagaattagttaagttacaagtaaatggtaaaagtgcaaaagactcagaaatttgtagtcttaaaggtaaaattgaggatcaaactaaaatcatctataacttcactagaggaaaagagaactttgataaactTGTTGGAGCtcaaagaatgtccttggataaagaaggaatatgtTTCAATGGAGTTAAGAACacgaagaaaaagaacctctacatggggtggTACTTTGTAAAAACCTCTAACAATTATGCTAATACATCTTCAGTTaatacatatgaacacactacttgtttcttatgtaaggagaaggggcacataaaatttgaatatcCATACAAAAGAAAGAATGTTAAAATCAATAAAGTATAAAGAGTAaaactgaaaataaatcaaattcaaaaagacctaagaaggttagggtaccaaaagtaacaccttgaatcccttcttgtaggtatgctttaggtccacaCCAACAAAAGACAAAtgatacttggatagtgggtgttcgAGGCATATGACTggagataagtccaagttcaccttGTTGACACTAAAGGATGATGGTGGATATGTaacctttggagacaatgctaaaggcaaaATTATCGGCATTGGTAAAGTCGATAAGAAACCCTCCTTGAAGATTggtgatgttttattggttgaaggGTTAAAATATAAcctacttagcattagtcaactaagtgacaaaggttttgaagaaactttcaaacaagacaaatgcatagttgaaaacagTGAAAAGCATAAAACCTTGTTTATTGCTAATCGGGTTGACAACGTTTattgcattaactttgaaaacttgatATCTCAAGAAGTTCATGCTTCACAAccttaaatgaagctagttggctgtgacataggagattaggacatgctagtatggatctgttgtccaaattagcaaaaagaaactTAGTCAAGGGTTTACCTATTTGGCCCCACCAGAACtcaaagcctaggaggaaagTAATACGccttcgtcatagttgatgactactctaggtttacttgggtgcTCTTCCcatcctccaaggatgaagcgtGTAATATGTTGATTaacttatgcaagaagcttcaaaatgaaaaagggtatgacATTCAAAATATTAGGATTGACCgaggtagagagttcaaaaataaagatgttgagaaCTATTGTACTGAACATGGAATATCTCACAACTTCTCAGCACCTCGTACACTtaaacaaaatggagttgttgaatgGAAAAATAGGTCACTTAAGGAGATGGTTAGGACCATGTTGAACGAGCATAATCTGCCTAAATATTTTATGCTGAAGCGGTAAACATTGCATGTTATGTGATGAACAAAGTCTCACTTAAGACTAGCCTAGAAATGaccccatatgaactttggaaaggaagaaaaccgaatatatcttatttccatgtttttggatgcaagtgctttgtcTTAAATGACAAAGaggacctaggaaagtttgatgccaAATCACATGAAAGAATCTTTCTTGGATATGCTGCGAACAACAAAGCCTTTAGAGTTTACAACAAAAGGACTCTTTCAGTTGTAGAATCAATCCATGTAGCATTTGAAGAGGCTAATCCATTCTCTTCTAAACCTATTGAAGTTGATGAAATAGAAGTAAGAAAAATTTTAGAAGACCTAGTAGTTCAGGAAGTAAAAGATGAGagtaatgaaataagcacacctATAAATGATAACTCTCAAAGTTAGTTTGAATTGCCTAAGGAGTGGAAGTTCGTAAGGaatcaccccaaagatcaaattataggtgaaccttcacgaggagtgtccactagatcttcattaaagaatctatgtgatcattgtgcattcctatctcaagagggacccaagaacataaatgaggcaattaatgatgaatcatggaTGGTAGCCATGCAAaaggagttaaatcaatttgagaggaataaggtttggaagttagttcctagacctattGATCACTATGTAATCGACACTAAATGGGTTTTTAGGAAcaagaatgatgaaaatggaattgtagtcCGTGACAAGGTTAGATtggtagctcaaggttacaattAGGAAGAAGGaaaagattatgatgaaacctttgctccagTAGCTAGAAttgaagcaattagaatgctactagcctatgcatcccacaagGACTTCAAAttttaccaaatggatgtgaaaagtgcatttctaaatgactTCATAAATAAAGAAGTGTATGTTGCACAACCCCCAAGATTTGATGACTTTCATtttcctaatcatgtatttagactaacaaaagccttatatggattgaaacaagctcctagagtttggtacgAATAATTAAATGGCTTCAAGTTAGAAAACAAATTTTCTAGAGGGAATATGGATAGCAACCTATTTATAAAGtctaaagataatgatatgcttatcatacaaatatatgttgatgacattatctttgaTGCTACAAATAAGGACTTATGTAAAGACTTCCCCAAATGCATGAaggatgagtttgaaatgagtatgatgggcgaaTTGACATATTTCCTTAGTCTTCAGATCAAGCAAGCTAAGAATGACACCTTCATAAATCGATCGAAGTATATAAAAGActtgcttaagaagtttgatatagaaggtgACAAGCCATTGGGAACTCCAATGAGCCTAttagtcttgatagagatgagtAAGGAAAGCCAGTAGATGTAAAGTATtaccgtggcatgattggtagcctacTCTATTTGATTGCTAGTAGACctgacattatgttcagtgttTGCATGTGCACTCGCTTTCAAGCGGCTCCAAAataatctcaccaaatagctgtCAAAAGGATATTgagatatttgataggtactattgacttaggcatttggtatcctaaagatacatcaTTTGAAATGATTATCTATTCGGATGCAGATTATTCCGGATGTAAGATAGacagaaaaagtactagtggtacttgccactttttaggacgatctttagtatcttggttttccaagaaacagaattaTGTGCCATTATCTACTGCCGAGGCTGAATACTAAGCAgtaagtagttgttgtgcacaaactttatatatgaaacaacaactcaaggatttcaatttggaatattagGCTGTACcgataaaatgtgataatacaagtgctataaatatttcaaagaatcctatttCTCACTCTAGGACTAAGCACATTGACATTAAACATCATTTtcttagagatcatgtgcaaaaggaaggtataattcttgaatttacaaatacagatgaacaatgggctgacatttttaCTAAACCTCTTTTAGATGATATGTTCATCTCAATATGAAGAGAATTAGACTTATTACATAGTGAAGAGGTGATTTGAGAGGAAACTTTAATGTGAATGAATGGTTGAACTAAGAGTATATGTAGGTCAAAAATGTTGAAGGTCATGCGACTGACCCATTCATCATTAGTTGACTGCAGCTATACTGGTCAGGCGTCTGACTCTTCGAGCACAGTCAATTGACCAGCGGCGGTATATAAATTTATTGTtcgtaaaaaccctaacttttcataCTCTATCAACTGACCATATATCTCCACTCTCCCAAAGTCTCTTTCTTTTGTCTTCAAGTCATATTTCACGAAGATTCAACCAATTAAACCTCAAAATATCCTTCAATCTTTCATTCCTACTTCATTTTAAAGGATCTCACCGGTTAGTTTCTTCAAAAACATGCCTAGAACCAAGCTTATGGTGACTCGAGGTTCCTCCTCTGGAAAAGACGATACAAACGACATCGAGAAATGGTTGATGACGCCTCACGCAAAGAAAATCTATAGGAAGCATCTTCGATCTACTGAACCTATATTTGGTAAGGTTTTAGACGTTGAATTTTTTAGAGAAGAGTTTCCAACTATTTTACCATTGTTTAATGCTTTGGGTTGGGAACGATTCATAACCTATCAGGCTAGAAGCATGTATCCAAATCTTGTTAAGTTTTTCTATGCAAACATGATAAAAGGAGAAACGGCGACATCCATTGAGGTCATGAATATATGTGTTGCTCTCACTCCACAAACTTTAGCTACCAGATTTAGAATCCAAAActgagaatttgaatgtccactAATTGGTTTGACTTGGATAAtgatgttgaatcaggtgtaatcccaagagggagggggggtgaattgggtatttaaaaattctttggcaCTAATTTACCGCTTAAactcttcttatatatttaccaaaaaaaaattcttgttactcaattacttttgtgcaagactatccaacctatgcatgcaatatacacactttaaatgcaatgctgaaaataaatagtaaagggaagagagaagacaaacacagttttatgaGTTCAGCCGACTTtgcttacgtcctcaccttgagcaaccactcaaggattcactaaaaccctgctctttaaagtgggacggagcttcccttataatccgctgcttacaagaggtacaacttcctcctactccactgcttacaagagatgcaACTCTCTCTTCACAcatcggttcacacaccgaaccgtgtatacaataagatctgaaaattaacactcaaagtaatgcttctaacaaaagctggtgagtacaattcaaaatcctaatacattaacatatgatataacttgaagctcatgaatgtatgaaaacgatacaatcgttttatgtaagatatgcttcaacacatgactccctatttaaccaaaactcttaagtaaagatatatttaaaatgttttggagtcaactaggaaTCTTGGTTCACTTtacaaaaatgcacaagtatgtttgacgtgaactagttaacaaaaaaaaaaaaactttgtctagaatacaaactcaatcaaaatcacaaagttttatttcatgtattcaatcacaaactgagtatattaattttcagaaaatattcctcaattaaatgtatagttataagtaccaaagatatttaatcaagctttaatatatctaaaatataaatcctttagaaaacacacacttaaatcaaacctttcaatcaatcacacaatctaaattaagtaatgatcttgtttagaataactatgtatatgtataggtattttcaagatcaaccttttaatcaaactaggtttttcaataataagctctatgaaaaatatatgtagatttatatactcttgaatcaaaaatcaatcaaccaagttaaataaactttctcaagtaatgatctcttcaaaaatcgatttttatacgaatatgcacactcaagatcaaaacttttctaatgatagtcaagagcacgtaatgagatgagatgaaatgagatgagatgttcttaagaataataacttgaaagatcaaacttcaatattagattgaagtacagttgagtaaacaagttccctttgagaatctgagttgatttgcccaagcttgaagattagagattgaagtgtaggcaatcgtttAGCACTAGGAGCATATTTTCAACGTTCTTTCAACaatgtgtgttcttctctttcttgtgtggtAACAtctattctagggtttagatattcagaatatatagtatattacccttaggattgatctcagccgttggatcaataaaatagctcatgagtccttttaataaaaatttgatttttagactttcccgTGATTTCAAGCAAccaaagtggggttcaggctcctaaagtagcaacttcaggcgcctgaggttccaaggtcaggcgatcGAAGTACCTTTGCGAGATTATGTTTTCCCATTTAATTTttcaagctaccgaacttaatcttcaggcaacggaagaaattcttcaggcgactaaggttgaattcaggctaccgaagtcccctttttctcacatattcatttctagtttaaaattctgctttgcttctttgcttgggtcttttataaaacagttttccatgattttaaaaacctttCTAAACCCAtgtaagttccctaatgatgtacatgaaatgcatgaatcctaaaatcattttaagttatgttgagcctcaatttaaattatacgaaaatgtaagtacatgagttctaaatacccattcctaagatattcttgaactttaccgcttgcatcttgattctcatactctttgagttctatggTGCTTTCCAAAATTtgtaagctttatttgaaagcttccatgactcgttatcttttcgtgcatgcttaatgtaagtcatgttcacaaactcaatgcacagatcaaataccaagtgatttgtcattatcaaaacaggattggactcgtagaatcAACAAATGACACAGGATTTTACCCCTAAGAAATTTTTACCATTAATTATGATAAAAGCTTCCATATATTTTGGTAATCCTCCATTATACCATCAACTTAACCTTCAAGCCCAAATTTTACAGAAACTCATCACGTATAATATTTTGCCTAGGATAGGATCACAAGATCATGTCTCCTACCTTGATTGTTTTGTGATTTGGTGTCTgttaaaaagaaagaaacttgatttaCCTAACCTAATATTAAAATGGATGATCACGCGAGAAGAGGCTAGAAGAGTCGTTCTACCTTATGGAATAGTGTTGAACCTAATTTTTGATCATTTAAATATTACCACTTCATTCACCTTGTTCATAAATTGTAACTGCtatgatattttttatttacaaCAATTAAGCAGATAGGTATAAACAACGTCCATAAGATTGATTTCTAAAAGGTAGATGTAGACAGCTCCTGAGCCCTAGCAAGATGTACCACCCGCGGATGATACATCCTCTTGGTTTATAGCTTATCAGCAGCAGATAGATTTGTCTATGATGGAATGAATATTCAATATTGGGTAGCCGACATGATGAATGCCTGGAAAAAGAGAAGCTTGACCCGGCAAAGCATGCAACTCTGTGTGTACAAGAGAAGAGTGCAGTGGATTTGAATTAAGGGCCCAGGGCCATGGTCAGCCCGCTCGGCTCAGCGGATCAATTCCCCTGTTTCCCCTGTTTTCTAATctaaaaaagaaatttaaaatcatGTCATCATGTCATATCATCAAGTGCATTTACATGTGGAGAGGTGGTTTTTGttaaaaaacatataaaatataTCGGGGATAAAATATGTCAtcgttattatattattataatttttattattgactacataattataaatgaTATATATGTGTTAAAGAAAAAGTTAGGCACcagaaattttttttggaattaatGGCCCCGCTCAATTCATAATgagattattttaatttttttaaattttttgtattatttctcATTATATTGTTCTTTATTATGTACATAGAGAAAGAGTTATATGAAATGAAAATCTTACATACAATTCTGAAACGGATATTTTGGAATTGAACAACGGCTGCAACGGATGTTAGGACAGTCTAAAAGAAATTATGATGGTGCTCATTTAATGCATTTTAGGTGTTTATTTAGAAATTTATTAATTATACTCAACGCCCCAATTCTATTAATTGGGTAAGCTTAAGTAGGCTAATGGTTAATACAACTATACCCtagttaattttttattaaatttatactTCATGTGTTTTGGTTGATTACTGTGGTTAGAGGCTAAGATTTcactttttatttctttctttttttatttttaagttaaaCTCGATCATTTTCTTAGTAATTATTAAGTTATGGGTTTATGTGTTGAGAAAAATGATCGACGAACAGCAATCGCACAAGCAAAAATCACGCAATACAAATGTGAGACcagatttacgtgattcggtccactatgacctacgtccacgggagagcaCAAATTCACTAAAATCACTAGGAAAATTACACAAGGATGAGGAGGAGGtctactgccctcaactcctctctcactctctcttcactTTGCCTCACAACACAACACCACACTCTCTGCGACACAGCTCTCTGAACTCTCACAATGCAGCTCTCtgcatgcacgcacacacacacacacacacacactgcaacTTTGCTGCACTCAGCTGCAACTCACCCCACACTGCTGCAATTCACCGCACAttccacacacacatacattacatatatatacacatgggaGGGGGAATAAGTCAAACAAAGGCTGCTGCAAAGTCAAGTAGTAGGCAAATTGTTGGAGGCCGTCTATCTCTAGTTTCAACATTTTCAGCTGGGTGCGACTGCCGACACATACGAGCCACACATCTCCTAACATTATGTGTAGAGAAAAACTGTGTGGTACATTTCAGGTCACTTTATGATATTATATTGGGATGTACGATGATGCAACACCTATGTGAATGACGTAAATAATAATTCAAACTAATTTTGATTGGCAATTTTACAATTATAGAGAAggaaatataaatcaatataatATGTAAATCTTTTTGCACCTTTAGCGCTTAAAGTTATCGTAGGTATAATTATGGTTAATTTTAATTGACATATTGTAATATTCATGCTCAAATTGACTTAAAAATTTCAACTTTAAATCCTCCCAAATTCAATTGATTTTATAACAACTTGGTCAAACTTATGAGCATCATTGTAGAATTGGAATTTAGGCTCTTAAATCATTCTAGTGATTCCCACTCGAATAAAGTTGACTTCATTCGTAATTGCGTGCTAACTTGACTTGTTTGCGTAATTATTACTCTAGGAAAGAATCATCATCTCTAATAGTTCAAGTCAATTTACCTCTTATTTCATTGTTCTCCTTTTACTCACTTTTCGATCTTTGCAAACATTAAAACTTTATTAAATATTGATATGCTTACTTACAAAACATTGTTAGAAGAAATCTAGTACACAATTTTTGACTCTAAAGACAAACAAATGACCCATTTTTTTCTAATAAGTTGAGTGAGCAAATCATTTTATGATATTACCACATTTCGTATAGGCATTCCTCACGTTGTATTTTGTAGAAATTAAAGGAGttggaagaagaaaaaaaaaagggaaaagaaaaatgagTAAAAGTGTTTCCTTTGCTCAAAGATCTAGATGCCGCTTGaaatttggaaaacaaaaaacaaaagaatatataaaagaatttattttttattatttaattatcgagaaaagtgataaaaaaaaatatacaacaaACAATAAACAAAATTTGATCTTGCACATCATTAATGCTTGATGTAAAGAACatgaaacaaaaatttaatttcattcttattttctttttttgtcaTTTCTATAAATAAAATCTTTAATTGAGATGGAGGCTTAGGCCATCTTTGAACCagaaaagcataaaaaaataaaaataaaaatgaaagaatctACCTTTTTATATTTGGTCAtaagaaaagtgagaaaataAATACATACGTGACAAATCAAGaaacaaaaaatatgattttacatGGCATCAacatttgatttaaaatttttttaattatgccaaaataaatatttaattttgataatatttgatatggaggaaaaaatataatagaaagcaaatttactttcttttttctatttttttgcttttatatttttcaaacaaaagtCTGAATCCAAACGCAGTGTTAAGAAAAAAGAGTAGAAggtaatggtttttttttttttcggttctCTTAAAATGAGTTTTCCAAAAAATGTGAGGAGAATAAATTAAACTTGTCAATCAAGTTGAAACGACAATCattttctttcttctctatttTCGTCATCCCACCACACTACGCAAGGGAAATTAAAATGCCCTTTTTGTCCCTACTTTTTCCTTTACGCAATTTGCTTTTCCCCTCCTTCAATCCCTTTCTCTACCAAATACAACACTAAAGACACACAATAAATTGAATGAATAGTAGTTTTTAGATATGCATGTGGATTTTTCATAATGTCATCTGCAtgaaaatgaaagcaataaaacacaaAGGGTACTTGGCTTGGAACACATGAGATAAAAAGACAAAAACCTGGAGAGAGCCTTGTCCATTCAAGGAAGGCCTCGTCTGGGAAAATAATTCCATGGGGTACAGTTGTATGAGGCAGGTCTAAGGTTAGGAATAACAGCtcatgtatattattattaaggaTGCTTCGTGATTGTTTGTTTATCCAGAAAGTAAGCCAGGTTTGTGcttattttaatgttttattaGGCGTTCCCATCTTTGGTGAGATTTACGAACTTGAGTTCCCCAGGCTTTAGAGCCTATTAAAATTCAGTTCGCAGTCTTGagctctttatttttatttatttttggcttTTTCAGTTGTTGCAGTCAACTGGGTTTAATCTAAAGACCAGAAACTGCAAACCAACCCCACGTGCTTGCCTTCTGCCCGTTTGGGCAATGGGCCGAAAGAAGCGAACACTTATAGTCAATGCTAaatatgatgaaaaaaaaaaaaaaaaactgctacATTAGCTCTGAAATTCACTCACGAATACGCATGAAACGAGAAATGTAAAGAAAATTAGCTCAAATGATTCAACCCATTCACGCCTCAGCACAGCTAATCGTAATCATAGTAATAAATTTGCTCAACAAATCTATGTGGATCtgagcatctctctctctctctctctctctctctctctctctcgaataTATAAGAGTCTGTAGATAAATTCCCCTCAGAAGTGGAAACCCAGAAATATTTTGGGGTCTGGGTTTTTGGGTATTATCATTTTTTTGTTGTTCCTTCATTGATTGATATATGGGTCCTTCGCTGTTCCATGCTCTTGGTTGCCTGTCATTTCTTCTCCTGGGTACATGTTACAGCGCTTCTTTCCAAGGAGAAAAGATCAATAAATTGCCAGGGCAGCCGGAAAATGTGGGATTCGCTCAGTACTCGGGCTATGTGACCGTGAATCAGAAAGCGGGAAGGGCATTGTTCTACTGGTTGATTGAGTCGCCGGCCAGTCGGAGCCCTGAATCGAGACCATTGTTGTTGTGGCTCAATGGAGGTCCCGGCTGTTCTTCCGTTGCTTATGGAGCTGCTGAAGAGATCGGACCATTCCGAATTCGACCGGATGGAAAGACCCTCTTCTTAAATCCATACTCTTGGAACAATTGTATGTGAAAATTTCAAATTCGCGAGTCACATGACATCTCTTCTTTCCTTTGTAATTTGGAattatcattttaaattttttatgatgCGCTTTTATCAgggattctttttaattttagtaTAACATATGAATATTTTGCAGTGGCAAATTTGCTTTTCCTCGAATCTCCAGCTGGTGTTGGTTTCTCATACTCAAATACTTCGTCTGATTTGTATACTGCTGGTGACCAGAGAACAGGTACTTCGTTTGCTTCATGCTGTTttacactctttttttttttgcccggTCAACACCAAAAACTATAATTTGTTACTCACCTACTTCTACACAACAATTGGATCATGCTGTTTCACACTCAATTGCTTTGTGACAGCTCTCGTTAAAGTCTGAAATTGGTTTGGAAAATTTGGGTGTTTTATTCTTAAATCTCGTTAATTTTGACATTTTAGATGTTTTTGGGATGTGGGTGTTGTGAACTTGTAGCTGAAGATGCATACACATTTCTTGTGAATTGGTTTGAAAGGTTTCCACAGTACAAGCACAGAGCGTTTTACATTGCCGGAGAGAGTTATGCAGGTGCTCCAAattatttccattttcttcttcttcttcttcttcttctaatcatgTTGCTTTGCTGGGACTGCCCAATCCAATGATGAACTTAATGTCATTGCAGGTCACTACGTTCCGCAGTTATCTAAAATCGTCTATGAAAAAAACAAGGGGATTGAAAATCCAATTATCAACTTCAAGGGCTTCTTGGTACGATTgaggataattttcaattatatGCTTTTGCTCTCTCCTGCTTTGTTGGTGTTAACCTTtcgattttcctttttcttttgatCCTGACCCTCTTTAAAGGTGGGAAATGCTGTGACTGATGACTACCATGATTTTGTTGGCACCTTTGAGTACTGGTGGACCCATGGGTTGATCTCTGATTCCACCTATCGAATGCTACGAGTTGCTTGTGACTTAGGATCCTCTCAACATCCATCAATTGAATGCATGAAGGCTCTTAGTGATGCAGAGGCTGAGCGGGGAAACATTGATCCATATAGCATCTTCACGCGTCCCTGCAATAATACCTTATCAACAAGGCGGATCATAAGGGGTCATTATGTAAGTTCTTGCCAATATTATACTCTTTTTTTTGGGTTAAAAGTATAGCAATTTTCATATGATGGTCAAGTGACTAGCAATAAAAAGAAGGCTGAGTTTAGACCCCTCCCttctaaatttaattttcaaCAGTTGTTATTTTCTCTGCAGTCCCACATGATTTTATCTGATTTAGTTGTATAATGACATTATACATCAATGTTGCTGAATTCAGAATCTGGGAAATGCTATTGGTAAAGTGTATTTCTGAGTCGAGGAATTAATTGGGAAGTTatgaaagaaatatttgaaaaccAGTGATTTTGCTAAAGATTGTTGAGAGTCTGGTTATAATGGAAAGGAAAGTAATGCATGTTAAAAACAAGAATAATATGCAGACTCTATTGCAATATAATTTGGGAATACTGCCAGAGTTTGGTTAATTACTTTGGGCATTCGGTCTAACTTGGTCAGTCATTGATTATGTCTAAGCAAATTATAGTTCATGCATTTGATGAGGAAATCACATAATTTTGAACTCGTCTAGATATATTTAAAAGGTAGCAGTGATGTTTTCTTGAATGCATCTTCTGTCAAATTTtcttatgccttttggtttgtcCCAGTCTAGAGCATGCCGACTGATTTCTTAATGGATCCTGCATATAACTATGGGAAGTCCCGTCTTGGGTTTGTAATATAAAGCATTGAACATAAAGCAGCAACCAAAGCTGCGTGAGTGCCTTTTTGTGCTATTCTATTCTAGGGAATAGATAGTCCTCAAACCAAACGTCACCTTAGCATTTACACTTGTGCCATTCTACTACTTCTTCCCCTTCTACTTTTCCATCAGCATGCCTGTGACCCATCATTCCTTGTAGAAATTAGAATGAAATGATCATCATGCATCATTCAATTGATTAAAGCTACAACCAAGAGTTGCAGACCACAGGCCAACTTCATAAAGCTGTGGCAGTGAATTAGGCCGATGCTGGTCCTGGAAGGGTGGTATAAAGGACTGAATGTGTGCAATCTACCTACATCATAGTGAGGGAACTCTTTTGGAAGATGTTTTTTCTTGGTCATTTAGTGAATGAAGAGTGCTTAAATTAGA
This region of Malania oleifera isolate guangnan ecotype guangnan chromosome 10, ASM2987363v1, whole genome shotgun sequence genomic DNA includes:
- the LOC131165622 gene encoding serine carboxypeptidase-like 27 — translated: MGPSLFHALGCLSFLLLGTCYSASFQGEKINKLPGQPENVGFAQYSGYVTVNQKAGRALFYWLIESPASRSPESRPLLLWLNGGPGCSSVAYGAAEEIGPFRIRPDGKTLFLNPYSWNNLANLLFLESPAGVGFSYSNTSSDLYTAGDQRTAEDAYTFLVNWFERFPQYKHRAFYIAGESYAGHYVPQLSKIVYEKNKGIENPIINFKGFLVGNAVTDDYHDFVGTFEYWWTHGLISDSTYRMLRVACDLGSSQHPSIECMKALSDAEAERGNIDPYSIFTRPCNNTLSTRRIIRGHYPWMSRAYDPCTERYSNLYFNLPEVQQALHANVTGISYPWKTCSDIVGNYWADSPLSMLPIYKELIAAGLRIWVYSGDTDAVVPVTATRYSIDALKLPTVVNWYPWNDNGKVGGWSQVYQGLTLVTITGAGHEVPLLRPREAFILLRSFLENKPMPK